In Micropterus dolomieu isolate WLL.071019.BEF.003 ecotype Adirondacks linkage group LG01, ASM2129224v1, whole genome shotgun sequence, the sequence GTGTTCGAGTCCCAGTAACAGTATAAAGCATCCTTTATATAGCGCTGGCTATCTGAAGCTAACATGATCCATCAACATGTGATagttactgtgtgtttgtgttaataatGTGCAGAGTGAGTAAAAAGTGCAGCATTTGgcctgaaatgtagtggagtccAGGTCTAATGAGGTCCAGGTCAGATGTAATGTCAGTAATATCAGTGTGAGCAGTGGATCAGTAGAATCTGAAGCTGATACAGTAGCAAGTGTATTTAGTGTTAGTTCATTTAGTGTGAGcatgtgaagaagaagaagaagaagaagaatgtgctGACCTGGTCTGAGGGAAAGGCTGCTGCGGGACTGTAGAAGGAAATCTGTAGAGTGAGGACATGAAATANNNNNNNNNNNNNNNNNNNNAGAAGAAATGAGTCCACAGGTTTGTGACAAGTGAACAGTTTGAAAATCCATCAGTGAGTGAAGCTGCAGACaagaaacaataatccattcAACAAACAGAGTGTTTCCATGGAGATGATGATGTGAAGCAGCGGTGGAAGAAGGACTCTGAACATTTCCCTAAGCAAAAGCAGCAGCGGCACAGTGTAAAAGTACTGTGTTCGAGTCCCAGTAACAGTATAAAGCATCCTTTATATAGCGCTGGCTATCTGAAGCTAACATGATCCATCAACATGTGATagttactgtgtgtttgtgttaataatGTGCAGAGTGAGTAAAAAGTGCAGCATTTGgcctgaaatgtagtggagtccAGGTCTAATGAGGTCCAGGTCAGATGTAATGTCAGTAATATCAGTGTGAGCAGTGGATCAGTAGAATCTGAAGCTGATGATGTCCATGTTATGACGTGATGAAATCCATTCAGAGATATTTAATATTCACAATATTACTCCTCCTATCAAAGACTTGCATCGGCTTTACATCATGTTGTATAATGACACATTATCCAGCGTTACATCATGTGCTGAGAGGTTCCTTACTTGGACAGCAGGTTCCTGAGGAGCTCCAGAACTCGGGCCTCCAGGAAACCTTTCTTCTGTGTGACGGGGTCGTAGGTGAACTTCTGCTTCTTCAGGTGCTGacgaggggagagaggaggaggatgaagagccCCGGTGTTTACttttctgttgttgtgtttgtttgtttattcgtTTGTGTGCGTGATTCTGGCTGAGCTGTGTGTCCCGGACGCTGCGTCTCAGGATGGCGGAGACGGCCCCGCAGTCCTCACCGGTCAGACTGAGAGTCTCCgcacaggaggagcaggacaGATCCAGCCTGAGCAGGCCGactgctgccccctgctgggCGTCAGAGGCAGCACAGCAGGTTCCTGTCCACACTGGAGGGAACATGGATTCAAAAATACAtcaatataaacatctgaaCAAACAATAATGATATTTATTTACAACTTCTTCTGATTATTAAAGTTGTTTCAGTAATACGGGTTCTGATTGGTCAAGAAAGCGTTAAGATAAACAGATTAGAAACAAACCTCCAAGTTAAGTTGTTAACGTGACCTTTACCCCCAAGGTCCCAGCAGAACTGAAGGAACCAGGATGAAGCGTGATGTCTGCTGAGGAGTtgggattaaaaataaaaacccgaCGCTTCAAAAGGTTCTTCTGTAAATCTGCAGCCCAACTCAGTCCAACGAGTTCTGACATTTGAGCGGACGATGATTCTGCCGGGACGCCAACGTGTGGCGGTTCAGGTTCAGgctgaaatgttttgtaaaaccTGCTGAGTCTCACTCTTCTTTCTTGCCGGGGACGCAGCTTCCTGTAGATCATCGTAAAGCTCAGCTTGGGAACAACTGACCgtttaacatttacatagaTACAGATTCCCATCAGGGACAGAACACGTTCACTCCCACATTAAATGCCTTGTGTGTAGAGAGAAAGAAGCAGCTCGCAGCTCGTGCTGGACTTTTATTTCTGCAAACACTGAAGAGACAGTTAAAAAATAACCTTTATCTGATACAGCAGACTGAATACAGAGTACAGCACAGAGTACTTCTACTTCTACACTGTGGTGATACTTCTACTTCTACACTGTGGTGATACTTCTACACTGTGGTTGTACTTCTACACTGTGGtggtacttctactactacACTGTGGTGATACTTCTACACTGTGGttgtacttctactactacACTGTGGttgtacttctactactacACTGTGGttgtacttctactactacACTGTGGttgtacttctactactacACTGTGGTTGTACTTCTACACTGTGGTTGTACTTCTGTTTCTACTGAACCTTTAGGCTCAGACTCCTCTGAACACTTGACTCAAAATGTTCCAGGGTCTCAGACCAGATCTGGTCTCTGGTCTCTGGTTGTGGTGAATCAGGGACAAATGGGCCCAGAACTGCAGTCTGAGcacctgtaaaataaataagtaaataaaattcacacacagtaaacagaGTCACCGTGTTCGCTGCTTCACTAAACTAAACCACGGGAATAACAACAAGTGTTTATTTAAAGCAGGACGAACGTAACTTCATAAATTAGACGACACATTAACACTAATCGATAATTTGATGGAGCCGACAGAAGCAGCACCCGAACTCTCTGGGTGAAGCTTCTGTCGGCTGCTGCTGAGTAACTGATCTAATAACAGAGCAGCGTCCCAGCCAGAAGCCAAGAGATTCCATTAACAGAAGATCAATGACGCACTCTCGTCATCCTGTGAAGACTAAAACCTGGTCTCAACCTGCCCCCTTTATACGTGGGGTTTGGTACCCACAAATCCCAGTTTATGACCTCTCTGCAGAACTTCTACACTTTTTTTCATGAGTTAAATTTAGATTATCCAGTTTTAAAAGTTCTGAAATACACGCGCAGCagcaaattaaccctttcatgcgCGGCGTTCACATTcatgcagttattttaattccACTTCAGGACAGCGACCGTCAGTTTCTTCTTTTCCAAAGATTCAATGCTTGATGACCTCATCAATCCAAGATCCTGTTAAACACTTTCAATCAAGGTCGTCAAGTGGGGTTTAGAAAAAAAGTAGAAGTACTATAAACacgtttatgttttataaagtagCTCGTACTCATCATGCAGCAGTAACGTCTGAATCTGTTCTACTTTTCCAAAGATgttataataaaacagacatttaacaaatacatggacagaaatgatGCAGAAGAATAAGTATTATACTCCGTAATGTACAGATAATGTCATACTGGGATGTTGATGCGGTTGTGATTGCTGCGTTTCCACATACATGTAACTACAGTTATAAATACCACAGTCTCTCCtcttaaatgtgtgttttattgttagtTTTCAATAATTGAGCTTAAATACATGCAGAATTTTGTGAAAAGTGTAAATGGATTTCAATTTTAGCTGAATTTTGAGTACTAAAACGGACGCCTGCACTCTGAGAAAGAACCAAAACACCAGAATACTCATCAAAAACCTTTAATTGCCAAGCTGgacatgaaatagaaaaatgtgtagctctgtaacgttacattattattttcacaGAAATGTCTTCGACCATGAAGCTGCTGTTCTCTGCTGCTCCAACCTCAGGTGACCTTCAATTAAAGACAGTTTGATATGTTCTCCGGTGTTTGTTTGTGGGACAAAATGAGAAAGTGTatctttaattaattttacatCAAGGTAACCGGAGGCCCGCAGCTCGTCACGGTGGATTCACCGATCGCGTCTGACCCATTTTAACGTCTTCATCAGATCATCCCGTCCCCGCTGGGCAACGTTTTCAACGcatcaattattttccactagGATCAGATTGTCCAGAAACTGTTAAAGTGCTTCATGTGTCTGTTTTCAGTAGTTTAGCACCAGATTAAACtaaaacccaaaaatattcagtaaCATCAGTCTGCTGAAAATTAACTCGCTGGCCAAAATGAAGCTGTGAACATGTGAGGCAGGATTACCAGATATTAAACATTCCTGAATGTACAGCATGAAGCGGGGGGACGAGGACGGACAAAAAGACAACAGGCGGACGAACCCTGAAAACAAAGTGCAGACAGTCCCAAGAAAAACAGACACCCACAGTGAACCTGCTGAGTCGGACAGACGCCTGCAGACAACAGCAGCTTTCCGGCGTCCAACCCCGACTTCCCGCAGTCCCTTTGTGATGGACATAAATGCTCTTTAATGAACCGCGCCGGTGTTTCTGCGCGTTTTGAGCTCATTAACTTTACAAATCATCAGCGTTTCCTTCCATGAAAACCAACCCGGGAGTCCTGAAATCTGCTGCCCATTAAAGTTTAATGGACTTCGGGTTAAAGTTGTTAATGTGTGGTGGTGCAGTTGGCTCGTTCGAGGACGGAGGTCAGAAAGCCAAACAAAAAGAGGACAAGGTGACTTTTATCTTTTCTAGCATTTAAAAAGTTGGGGGACCCAAAAGAGACGTGTTGAAACGGTCAGGATCGAGATAGTCTGAGTTTTAGTCCCTCAGGGATCTCACTCGGGTCCCCTTTTGTTTCAGTAGTTTTCACAATTTCAAGACCAGGTCCTCCCCGAACACAGAGTAAGACCAACCATGAGTATTAAAAAGGTCTCTGTTGGGCAGCAGGTTTCAAGTCTCTCAGATGGTTTTTGCTTCAAACTGAAACGTGTCTCCGAATTCTCGAAAGCTGCGGGCATCAAACGTCCGGTCAGATTCACCGTgttgaaaacatatttatgcCCGATGCTCGTTTATATTTTAATCTGTTGATATTTCGACAGTTCCTCACAGTAAGTAAACAGACTTGTAGTTAATGAGCTAAAACGCGTTTAAACCGCCTGCACAGACGTTTACAATAGTGTCTATAAGTTAGTTCCCGCAGCCGATCTCCTCCTTGTAGCGGGTCGTGAGCGTGTTGGCCTTGCAGGTCAGTTTGGACAGGACGGCGTGGAGTCCTTTCAGGTGGAAATGAAACTGTTTCTCCaggtcgtcctcctcctctgccgCCGCCTCGACCACGACCGCCTTCTCCTTCCGCCGCTCCTCGCCCTGCAGGACGCCCCACTCGATGTCGTTGCGGATGGACTTGAGGAGCACGTACGAGCTGTACATGTCGCCGACCTGCTGGAAGTAGGCGCCGCCGTTGGTGCCGTTAGCGCCGCTCACCGCCTTCAAGTCCTCTGCGTCGTCCAGCGGGACGTCCCGCAGCAGGCTGGGCACCATCACCGTCTGGTCCATGTTGTTGACGGCGCCGATGAAGCGGTTCATGGCGTTGAAGAGCGAGTTCTTCTGCTTGTAGGATTCAGAAATCTGCATCATGCTGACAAACCTGAAGTGAAGCCCCTTTTCTCCGCCTGCCACAGTCCAGGGCCAAACTTAGCCCGCTAATGCTCTTTAGAGGATTACTATGAGGCTACAGCCAGATCCAGGTCTTAACCAGCTCCCAAAGCTGGACCAGGTTACGCAGGTACACTCACCACGTCTGCCAGTGTTAAAGAGACCGCAGGTTTACCCCGAGTGTCCCCGCTGAGGATGGAGGGCGTCTCCCGCTGCAGGACGCCGGCCGACTGTTTCACCCCTGAGGTCAGATAACGGGCGAGAACCTGAAACACaaccacagaagaagacagagagggtGCTGggtgattttaaatacagagcAGAAGACAGTGAAGCACACAGGAAGTGCAGCTTTCTATCCGCCAACACAGAGTCCAGATCCCCCATCAGAGTCCTGACGTATCAAGgacccattaaaaaaaaaaaaaaaaaaatcaggaagtCCCTTTCTGCTAGCATCAGCTGGCTAAATGCAGCTAACGCCACGAGCTAACGCTGCGTCACCGggacagaaacatttagttAAGTGTTAAAAAGAGGCGACAGTGATTCATTCTTCCATAGGAATGAACGACATCTGCCGCGACATCCATTATCGGACACGTGCACGTCTCTTTCCACCTGCGTGCAGCCTGAAAACCGGAGACGTGTTCAGCGTTTTCTGCGGAAGTAATGTTGGCTAAATGTAAACGTGCCGGTTTATAAACTTGGCACACGTGTTCACACTCTCGGTGACTCCTGTCCGGTCTGTGCGCGGACAggtaggttaaaaaaaacaaacggagaagtttgtcgaggaaaaaaacccccaaaactaGAAAACAAAGAATCCAGACCGCGTCCGATAATGGAACTCGTCTTGTATCAACGCACTTACAATTTAACGGGATCAGAAAACGGGAGGCCGCCGGTAGCTGCGAGCCTCCGCATCTGTTCAGACGTTACCGACGGGGGTCAGCTTGTCAAACTCTCCCGGTTTACCGGGAATTAAACGACAGAACAGCTAAGTTACCGGACAGCCCCCTGCCCTCGTAGACGGCTTTTCCGGGTACCGTTACTTCCCCTGGGGCATCAGATTAACCGGAAATACCTCCGCGGTGCAGCCGCCCGGTGATCTTACCGTGTGGCGGCTCGTTCCTCGGCGGTGTCGGCGTGTGAGTCGCTGCTTTCGCCCGGTAATCTGTCCGGGATGGAGCTCCGGACGGTCAGCGGCGCTCGCTTCGTAGCATCAgcggaggaggagcagcagggcGGGAGGGGCGGAGATTATCTGCACACAGCCAATCACAGGCGGGCAAGGCCGGGTGACGTCAGGGTGGAACGttggaaaaatgtaaacacaagaGTCTGACGTAAATATTAAttagcatatttattaaaacgTTATTTTCATATCAACAGTAGATTAACAatttatttactcatttatggatactttattttcataaacaaTTTTTATGCgcattttcttttatattttaattcatacatttgtttttatatcaacaacaaattaacttttgtatttatttatttatacgctgttattttcctctttttctgaaACGCCATCTCCTGTTATGTATTTTGTGTCAAGTGAAATTAATGGTAGTATTTTATACAATCTTTAGTTATTATTCAgttttctgtgtattttctggctgtcattagttttgtaaTAAAGTAATTTCATCTTCTAAGATTCAATAAATAAAGGTCACATTTGCTGAGGATAATAAAACAGATGTTTTACTATAAAGTTTAACTAAAGATATGTCTGTGGGGAAATACGTTTTATTAATAGTAGTTGTAGCATTTAATTATTAGATTTCAATGATCCTCTGTCTTCAACAAGTCAACAAATCTAAGTGACTTTTGTAAACAAgacagaataaaacatttttttattttacaattgttTATACATGATACttacaaacataaaatatcaTTGTTAACacgtgttttttattgtttcaagTGTTTTTATACTCAAAATTAGAATCAGAAGTTCCAACTTGTCATAATAACCCCTAAGAAAATAAATAGACAGTTGAACTCTCCATGTTCTTTGagatgtttctgtctttgtgtttatttcctgttttatttctcAGCACATGATGTTTCACAGTTTGAACTCACAGCTTCACTCCAAACAGATCGATTTTCTGAAGACGGCTGACTGACTGATGTTTTATTAAAGTGTCAGATACTCGTCactgtgagctgctgctgccacggtacaaaacactgacagacaaatataaataaaatactgttcGTAGTAACAGCCAGCTGAGTCccatacacatttatttaggaGTGTCTGCCAGATAAAcccaaaataaactacaacacAGTGAACAATCTCACCTCGAGGTGCTTTACTTCAATCACATGACTTTGAACCATTAAACATTTCCATTGCAACTGAAGACATAAACGTAATCccatcaacaaaataaaaacaaaaaatacaggaaacttttacatttatttcatattattattattattattattaatggtGTCATTTGTCTTGATGTGAACCTCGACAGATTTTCACAATCGGCTTCATGAAAGTGTGAAAGACAAAAGGGCAAAAAACTTTCAGGGATTCAGGTTTtttcacagacacagagaaaaaaactaaaataaatacaagacGAATGTCAACCGGTTCATTCAAGATGTGAGTGCGTTTCCAGGTTCCCATGGTAACGTGCTTCACGGTCCCTTTtctgtaaaagaaagaaaaagagacaagaaaagagaaaacgGAGGTGACGAACCGGAGAAAggagaaaagtgtgtgtgtgtgtttttgttttaccatgTTCGACCAGGACTCACTATACTTGTGGGGTCCGATCAGCTTTGTGGGGGCCAAAATCCTGGaccccacaagtttaaagggcagtttgagggttaagacttggtttgaGGGTTCAGGTTAGAACTAGGGTAagggttaggcatgtagttatGAAGATTAAGGTTAGGGTATgggtcaatgagatgtccccacgaAGATAGtaagacaaacattttatttgtaatgcatttaatatttaaacaaatcccaaagtgctacaggttaaaaataaaaacacatagacagcacagaaagaaaaagaaaacgcTCTCCTAAAAAGTTTTAAGGCCGCGTTTAACAGCATCCACAGTCTGCGGCGCCCTCAGGTGGTCAGACTGAAAGCCTGATCTCCCATTGGGTGAGGATGTTACCTGTCACACC encodes:
- the LOC123972308 gene encoding mid1-interacting protein 1-B-like — translated: MMQISESYKQKNSLFNAMNRFIGAVNNMDQTVMVPSLLRDVPLDDAEDLKAVSGANGTNGGAYFQQVGDMYSSYVLLKSIRNDIEWGVLQGEERRKEKAVVVEAAAEEEDDLEKQFHFHLKGLHAVLSKLTCKANTLTTRYKEEIGCGN